One Candidatus Bathyarchaeota archaeon genomic window carries:
- the rbcL gene encoding type III ribulose-bisphosphate carboxylase has translation MKYLDFVDLNYKPKETDLTCTFSVEPDGISLNEAAGGVAAESSVGTWTELTTEQPYVKQLAAHVYSIHGNTIKIAYPIELFEPANMPNILSSIAGNVFGLKALKNLRLLDIHLPKTLISSFKGPAYGIDGIRKLLNVPKRPLVGAIIKPKLGLKTKDHAKVAYEAWLGGCDVVKDDENLSSQAFNPFEERLVQTLESRDKAQSETGEHKVYMVNITAETQTLLKRAQAVVDQGGEYLMIDILTCGWSALQTLRNQNFKLVLHAHRAGHAAFTKNPLHGIAMKPIVTVARVIGVDQLHVGTVVGKMSETKEEVLENIEACKTELSGLKPVLPVASGGLYPSLVPALLENFGADVVLQAGGGIHGHPQGTVAGAKAMRQAVDATLEGKTLGEYAKSHRELALALEHWKS, from the coding sequence TTGAAGTATCTAGACTTTGTTGATTTAAACTATAAACCAAAAGAAACAGACTTAACCTGCACATTTAGCGTTGAACCTGACGGCATAAGCCTAAACGAAGCCGCAGGCGGCGTTGCCGCTGAAAGCTCTGTTGGCACATGGACTGAGCTAACAACCGAACAGCCCTACGTTAAGCAACTGGCAGCCCACGTGTACAGCATCCACGGTAACACGATAAAAATTGCTTATCCGATTGAACTTTTTGAGCCAGCCAACATGCCAAACATCCTAAGCAGCATTGCAGGCAATGTTTTCGGGCTAAAAGCGCTCAAGAACCTGCGTTTACTCGACATACACCTTCCTAAAACGTTAATCTCCAGTTTTAAGGGTCCAGCCTACGGAATAGACGGAATCCGCAAACTCTTAAACGTGCCAAAACGCCCGCTTGTAGGCGCCATCATCAAGCCTAAATTGGGCTTAAAAACTAAAGACCACGCCAAAGTTGCTTACGAAGCATGGCTGGGTGGCTGCGATGTCGTGAAAGATGATGAGAACCTCAGTAGCCAAGCTTTTAACCCCTTTGAGGAACGTTTGGTGCAGACGCTGGAGAGCCGAGACAAAGCTCAGAGCGAGACTGGTGAACACAAAGTTTACATGGTAAACATCACCGCTGAAACCCAAACCCTGCTCAAACGCGCCCAAGCCGTCGTTGACCAAGGCGGAGAATACCTCATGATAGACATTTTAACCTGCGGCTGGTCAGCTCTGCAAACGCTTAGAAACCAAAATTTCAAACTTGTCCTTCACGCGCACCGCGCTGGACACGCAGCCTTCACCAAAAATCCCCTGCACGGTATAGCTATGAAGCCCATAGTGACAGTCGCGCGGGTGATTGGTGTTGACCAACTGCACGTTGGCACAGTTGTAGGCAAAATGTCAGAGACAAAAGAGGAAGTGTTGGAAAACATTGAAGCCTGCAAGACCGAACTGAGCGGATTGAAGCCTGTGTTGCCTGTTGCATCCGGCGGGCTATATCCAAGTCTTGTGCCTGCATTGCTGGAAAACTTTGGAGCTGATGTGGTTCTTCAGGCTGGCGGCGGCATTCATGGACATCCACAAGGAACAGTGGCAGGCGCTAAAGCGATGCGCCAAGCAGTCGATGCGACTCTGGAGGGCAAAACGCTTGGTGAATATGCAAAAAGCCACAGGGAGCTGGCTCTTGCCTTAGAGCACTGGAAAAGCTGA
- a CDS encoding AMP phosphorylase: MELKVELLNITTGGNRIALLSEETASQLGVHSSDRIKITYGKKELIAIANIAEHFPNDRIGLFEETEAALQVKGDEIVQVHLASLPESLFSVRAKLHGERLREKDIMNIVKDVVERHLSTVEIAAFLTALSIHGLSTAENEALSRAMVATGKTLHFGKGPILDKHSVGGIPGDKTSMLVVPIVAAAGFTIPKTSSRAITSPAGTADRVETLCPVNLSIHEIQNVVEKTNGCLVWGGSLELAPADDLFIQVEYPLGIDPMLLPSILSKKKAIGATHVAVDIPTGMGAKIKTRTEAYVLASDFVDLGKRLGLNIQCALTFGDQPLGCTIGPALEAKEALMTLMGRGPPDLREKAVSLAGMLFEMVGVENSRVVAEEMVDSGKAEKKLREIIAAQGGNPRVKPEDLPVGSESAVVRSDKAGKVLWLSTEDIVRIAREAGAPKEKGAGVVLHAKLADSVRKDGVLFEIFAERSSKLSSALELAKRLSPIVLSKKPEEKMILDQIPEKTTREKTFMLDR; this comes from the coding sequence GTGGAGCTAAAAGTTGAACTCTTAAACATCACCACAGGCGGAAACCGAATTGCCCTCTTAAGCGAAGAAACCGCCAGCCAGTTAGGCGTGCACAGTTCTGACAGAATAAAAATTACGTATGGCAAAAAAGAACTGATTGCAATAGCAAACATTGCAGAGCACTTTCCAAATGACCGCATCGGACTCTTCGAGGAAACCGAAGCAGCACTGCAAGTTAAGGGTGACGAGATTGTCCAAGTTCATTTAGCTTCGCTTCCAGAGTCACTTTTTAGTGTGCGTGCCAAACTTCATGGGGAGCGCCTTCGTGAAAAGGACATTATGAACATTGTAAAGGACGTTGTTGAGCGGCATTTGAGCACGGTTGAAATCGCCGCGTTCCTCACAGCCCTCAGCATCCACGGATTAAGCACAGCTGAGAACGAAGCTTTATCAAGAGCTATGGTTGCAACAGGGAAAACGCTTCATTTTGGCAAGGGACCAATTCTAGACAAGCACAGTGTCGGCGGCATCCCAGGCGACAAAACCAGCATGCTGGTCGTGCCCATAGTAGCAGCTGCAGGATTCACCATACCCAAAACCTCCTCGCGGGCAATCACGTCTCCAGCTGGAACTGCTGACAGAGTAGAAACCCTCTGCCCAGTCAACCTTTCTATTCACGAAATTCAAAATGTTGTAGAAAAAACTAATGGGTGCCTTGTTTGGGGTGGCTCTCTTGAGCTTGCACCAGCCGACGACCTGTTCATTCAAGTAGAGTATCCGTTGGGGATTGACCCGATGTTGTTGCCTTCTATTCTGAGCAAGAAGAAAGCCATCGGCGCCACCCACGTTGCTGTTGACATTCCAACAGGGATGGGCGCAAAAATTAAGACACGGACAGAAGCGTACGTTTTGGCTTCTGATTTTGTGGATTTAGGTAAACGTTTAGGCTTAAATATTCAGTGCGCCCTGACTTTTGGTGACCAACCGTTAGGATGCACCATTGGACCAGCGCTGGAAGCCAAAGAAGCGTTGATGACTCTTATGGGGCGTGGTCCACCTGACTTGCGGGAGAAAGCCGTGAGCCTTGCTGGGATGCTTTTTGAGATGGTTGGGGTTGAGAACAGCCGAGTTGTGGCTGAGGAAATGGTTGATTCTGGCAAAGCTGAAAAGAAACTGCGAGAAATCATCGCGGCTCAGGGTGGAAACCCAAGGGTTAAACCTGAAGATTTGCCTGTTGGTTCCGAATCTGCTGTTGTGCGTTCGGATAAAGCTGGCAAGGTCCTGTGGCTTAGCACTGAAGATATTGTGCGCATCGCTCGTGAGGCAGGAGCACCAAAGGAAAAAGGCGCAGGCGTGGTTTTACATGCCAAGTTAGCGGATAGTGTACGTAAAGACGGCGTCTTGTTTGAAATTTTTGCGGAACGAAGTAGCAAGTTGTCTTCTGCTTTGGAGTTGGCTAAACGGTTGTCACCTATTGTGCTGAGCAAAAAGCCTGAGGAAAAAATGATTCTAGACCAGATACCTGAAAAAACAACCCGTGAAAAAACTTTCATGCTTGACCGATGA
- a CDS encoding DUF5518 domain-containing protein: MGSIWLGAFVGFLVTLLLGFFFPGLGHLIGGFIGGLVAGLIATGIGRGALAGFLAGIFGGIIIAILAFVGLAVMGGIAEGIAGALFGGLAGLAVGVIAILFAVFAGIVSAIGGLIGGAIRHH; encoded by the coding sequence TTGGGAAGCATATGGTTGGGCGCTTTTGTAGGCTTTTTGGTAACATTGCTCCTTGGTTTTTTCTTTCCAGGACTGGGGCATTTAATCGGTGGATTCATCGGCGGACTTGTTGCTGGACTCATCGCGACAGGTATCGGTAGAGGAGCACTGGCTGGTTTTTTAGCAGGCATCTTCGGCGGCATCATAATAGCTATACTAGCATTTGTAGGTCTAGCAGTAATGGGCGGAATCGCAGAGGGCATTGCGGGCGCTTTGTTCGGCGGCTTAGCTGGTTTGGCAGTTGGCGTTATAGCGATTCTATTTGCGGTATTCGCAGGAATCGTTTCAGCAATCGGAGGCTTGATTGGTGGAGCAATCAGACATCACTAA
- a CDS encoding DUF5518 domain-containing protein, with protein MFSRIGLGILAGSAITVTLGVIYPGIGYILGGFVGGVVAGLLARGIIGGAIAGCVSGIFSAIVLAILSFLGFAVYGGITHGFLGLLFGGAAGLAVGIMVLLLGILVTVISAIGGLIGGVATRR; from the coding sequence ATGTTTAGCAGAATTGGCTTAGGCATCTTGGCAGGTTCCGCGATAACAGTAACACTTGGCGTGATTTACCCAGGCATAGGCTACATTCTGGGCGGTTTCGTCGGCGGTGTAGTAGCTGGACTTTTGGCAAGAGGCATTATCGGCGGGGCAATCGCTGGATGCGTGTCGGGCATATTCAGTGCGATAGTCTTGGCAATCCTGTCATTTTTGGGCTTTGCAGTTTATGGCGGCATAACCCATGGCTTTTTAGGTTTGTTGTTCGGCGGTGCAGCCGGACTGGCAGTTGGAATAATGGTCTTACTGTTAGGGATTCTTGTCACGGTGATTTCAGCCATAGGCGGCTTAATAGGCGGAGTTGCAACGAGAAGATAA
- a CDS encoding TIGR00266 family protein, with the protein MKFEIKYKPSYSMLVATLDQGETITAESGALTYMTPNIEVHTRKREKSLLGSLGLSIIGGQSFWVNDYTANNGTGEAAFVAAPVGDIKQLDVAPNSGYVIQKSAYIASTQGIDLDVKWEGFTKGLFGQGLFMIKATGSGQMFINTFGAIDVHTLQSGQTLIVDNFHLVGFSQSCSYKVTRFGGLKETLLSGEGLVTQITGPGDVYIQTKNLREFTEWLWTLLEPKVRSSRAR; encoded by the coding sequence ATGAAGTTCGAAATTAAATATAAACCCTCATACTCCATGCTAGTAGCCACCTTAGACCAAGGCGAAACCATCACCGCCGAATCAGGCGCCCTCACATACATGACACCAAACATTGAAGTGCACACCCGAAAACGAGAAAAAAGTCTGCTAGGAAGCTTAGGCTTAAGCATCATAGGCGGACAATCTTTTTGGGTAAACGACTACACCGCCAACAACGGAACCGGCGAAGCAGCATTTGTTGCTGCTCCCGTCGGAGACATAAAACAACTTGATGTTGCACCTAACAGCGGTTATGTAATTCAAAAATCCGCCTACATAGCCTCCACACAAGGCATAGACTTGGATGTGAAATGGGAAGGCTTCACAAAAGGACTCTTTGGACAAGGCTTATTCATGATTAAAGCAACAGGAAGCGGGCAGATGTTTATCAACACATTCGGCGCAATAGACGTGCACACATTACAATCAGGACAAACGCTCATAGTTGACAACTTCCACCTCGTTGGGTTCAGCCAATCCTGCAGCTACAAAGTCACACGATTCGGCGGCTTAAAAGAAACCTTGCTCAGCGGCGAAGGCTTAGTCACGCAAATTACAGGTCCAGGCGATGTTTACATTCAAACCAAGAACCTGCGAGAATTCACCGAGTGGCTTTGGACCCTGCTTGAACCAAAAGTACGCTCGTCAAGGGCTCGCTAA
- a CDS encoding NERD domain-containing protein, whose product MRRLKASSSHLKNQTIKNLAKAALCILLMFLIFFVVAYRVLSTWQVTSLEYIALIFSLAPLIAFYYYLRKYHIYSGGWQGEKQVIKLLNNKLNNDYYLINALSLRNGGGDIDHIVLGPNGVFVLETKNWSGNITCNGDEWQRDNKRHVDSSPSRQLKRNIARIKQVIDSSPNLRQFGIWVEGIVVFTNKHAVLHINNPTVPILKLPQLANYIAAHKNSSGYSRQQLEAIGKEIIKAQH is encoded by the coding sequence ATGCGTCGGCTAAAAGCTTCAAGCAGTCACCTCAAGAACCAGACTATAAAAAACCTTGCCAAAGCAGCCCTTTGCATTCTATTGATGTTCTTAATTTTCTTCGTTGTGGCATACAGAGTCCTCTCTACATGGCAGGTGACCTCCCTTGAGTATATCGCCCTAATCTTTTCGCTTGCGCCGCTGATTGCCTTCTATTATTACCTGCGCAAGTACCACATCTACAGTGGTGGATGGCAAGGTGAAAAACAAGTAATCAAACTACTCAACAACAAACTAAACAACGATTATTACCTCATAAATGCTCTTTCTCTTCGTAATGGCGGTGGAGACATCGACCATATTGTCCTCGGTCCAAACGGCGTGTTTGTTTTGGAGACAAAGAATTGGAGCGGAAACATTACCTGTAACGGAGATGAGTGGCAACGGGATAACAAACGCCATGTTGACTCAAGTCCAAGTCGCCAGCTAAAGAGAAACATTGCGCGAATCAAGCAAGTAATCGACAGTTCACCAAATCTAAGGCAGTTCGGTATCTGGGTAGAAGGCATAGTAGTCTTCACAAACAAGCATGCTGTACTTCACATAAACAATCCTACAGTTCCAATCCTAAAGCTGCCTCAACTTGCCAACTACATAGCTGCACACAAAAATTCTAGCGGTTACTCGCGTCAACAATTAGAGGCAATCGGGAAAGAAATCATAAAAGCACAGCATTAA
- a CDS encoding LamG domain-containing protein, with protein sequence MSAKQYSTKFKIAMISVLIASLLSVPFLITVNAQSSGVTVGYWSLDEVKPSGYNTITPDAVSVNAGIVAGDPEPTLVEGKFDKAMKFNGEGFVYVPIKFVIGFPPTPQPIYMPISPNLDVQKYIAVEAWIKVSEFTQATYNNIVVKCDHPDQACAWQNTIRVLGLSIRAGELENGVVEGALSGFVLTDSDGFNEIVTTQPIPLNQWINVKFTRTSTGMHLYIDGHEQSVNVIRGVQNPNGNIVNGTEYYFGHDGLATIDEVRITDLTPPEISEDAFDIGPNMLIAIIAVAVIFAVAWLLRRAIQLWIIRPKM encoded by the coding sequence ATGTCCGCTAAGCAATACTCCACAAAGTTCAAAATAGCTATGATAAGCGTGCTCATCGCAAGCTTGTTAAGCGTACCCTTTTTGATAACGGTAAATGCTCAGAGTTCAGGGGTTACAGTTGGATACTGGTCCTTAGACGAAGTGAAACCAAGCGGTTACAACACCATAACCCCTGATGCGGTAAGCGTGAACGCTGGCATCGTAGCAGGCGACCCTGAGCCGACGCTGGTGGAAGGAAAATTTGACAAGGCTATGAAGTTTAACGGTGAAGGTTTCGTTTATGTTCCAATCAAATTTGTTATTGGCTTTCCACCTACGCCGCAACCAATCTATATGCCAATCTCACCCAACCTTGACGTGCAAAAATACATTGCTGTTGAAGCTTGGATTAAAGTTTCAGAATTCACGCAAGCAACTTACAACAACATCGTTGTTAAATGTGACCATCCAGACCAAGCCTGCGCGTGGCAGAACACCATTAGAGTACTTGGGTTATCAATAAGAGCAGGTGAACTTGAAAACGGCGTCGTCGAAGGTGCATTAAGCGGTTTTGTGTTAACGGACAGTGATGGCTTTAATGAAATTGTGACAACACAACCCATTCCGCTAAACCAATGGATCAACGTTAAGTTTACTAGGACTTCCACAGGGATGCACCTCTACATTGATGGGCATGAACAAAGCGTTAACGTGATTCGCGGTGTCCAAAATCCAAATGGCAATATTGTTAATGGCACCGAGTACTACTTTGGACATGACGGGCTAGCAACCATAGACGAAGTTCGCATCACGGATTTAACTCCACCAGAAATTAGCGAAGATGCCTTTGACATAGGTCCTAACATGTTGATTGCAATAATAGCCGTCGCGGTCATTTTTGCTGTGGCTTGGCTTTTGCGCAGAGCCATTCAACTGTGGATTATTCGACCTAAAATGTAA
- a CDS encoding radical SAM protein: MGTTLKLLELMLRQKLLGQGLKGETNTPLIVSFAVTRACNLQCLHCHVSAREAMPDELNLKEAMHAIDEMANLGTEAVIFSGGEPLLRKDFVLQLAQYCEDYGIITAMLSNGLLISPETALQLKDAGIKAVGIPIDSIIPEKHDCLRNRPGTFKEAVSAIQTCLDIDLEVVVTTMALKDTFNDIPKRIEFLSNLGVDEVAVYDLVPVGRGKDVMDQAMSQEQRVSLIRWLQGMQETTEMVFAMSGGLPLYPEIAMEMHNSHGTKPKDLLIKEFWIHNNVGCHAGIFYFSLRPNGDVYPCTFLPIKAGNIREQSLTEIWRNSKILNTLRQRQTLKGECGVCQYRETCGGCRGRAYACTGDYLETDPVCLKELMIQEKVSPVDVKRFGWCVG; the protein is encoded by the coding sequence TTGGGCACCACGCTGAAATTGCTTGAGTTAATGCTTCGCCAAAAACTCTTAGGGCAGGGACTAAAAGGAGAAACCAATACGCCCCTCATCGTTTCTTTTGCCGTAACACGAGCCTGCAACCTACAATGCCTTCACTGCCACGTCTCAGCCAGAGAAGCCATGCCAGACGAACTTAACTTAAAAGAAGCTATGCACGCGATTGACGAAATGGCAAACCTGGGCACTGAAGCAGTGATTTTCAGCGGCGGCGAACCCCTGCTAAGAAAGGACTTTGTGCTGCAGCTTGCCCAGTACTGTGAGGACTATGGCATCATAACCGCCATGCTTTCAAACGGACTGCTAATATCGCCTGAAACTGCCTTACAACTGAAAGATGCAGGCATCAAAGCAGTAGGCATACCCATTGACTCTATCATTCCTGAAAAACATGACTGTTTAAGAAACCGCCCAGGCACCTTCAAAGAAGCTGTCTCCGCCATCCAAACCTGCTTAGACATAGACTTAGAAGTAGTCGTAACCACCATGGCGCTCAAAGACACATTCAACGACATCCCAAAACGCATAGAATTCCTATCAAACTTGGGAGTTGATGAAGTCGCGGTTTACGATTTAGTTCCAGTCGGCAGAGGCAAAGACGTAATGGACCAAGCCATGAGTCAAGAGCAACGAGTCAGTCTGATTCGGTGGCTACAGGGAATGCAAGAAACCACAGAAATGGTTTTTGCAATGTCAGGCGGACTACCGCTCTATCCTGAAATCGCCATGGAAATGCATAACTCTCACGGCACCAAACCCAAAGACCTTCTAATCAAGGAGTTCTGGATACACAACAACGTCGGTTGCCACGCAGGGATCTTCTACTTTAGCTTACGACCAAACGGAGACGTTTACCCCTGCACCTTTTTACCAATTAAAGCTGGAAACATCCGAGAGCAAAGCTTAACCGAGATTTGGCGCAACTCAAAAATCCTAAACACACTTCGCCAGCGACAAACGCTAAAGGGAGAATGCGGAGTCTGCCAGTACCGAGAAACATGCGGCGGATGCAGAGGCAGAGCCTACGCCTGCACAGGCGACTATTTGGAAACTGACCCTGTGTGCCTGAAGGAACTGATGATACAGGAGAAGGTTTCGCCAGTTGACGTGAAACGCTTCGGATGGTGCGTTGGGTAG
- a CDS encoding class I SAM-dependent methyltransferase: protein MFIAPFVPSPPVVVEYMLKLAGLKAGEVLFDMGAGDGRTVIMAAKSFGARGVGVELREDLAKKAMVAIHENGLEDRVTIVNGDMFNVNLSAADVVYLYLTTSANEKIKPKLEKDLRKGARVVSHDYEIIGWRPEKVENFCENPQLGYPSHTIYLYRKV from the coding sequence ATGTTTATCGCGCCGTTTGTTCCAAGTCCGCCTGTTGTTGTAGAGTACATGCTTAAGCTGGCGGGGTTGAAAGCTGGCGAAGTTCTTTTTGATATGGGTGCGGGCGATGGTAGAACGGTGATTATGGCAGCTAAGAGTTTTGGCGCGCGTGGAGTTGGGGTTGAGTTACGTGAGGATTTGGCAAAGAAAGCAATGGTTGCTATTCATGAGAATGGTCTTGAGGACCGCGTGACCATTGTGAATGGTGACATGTTTAATGTAAATTTGTCGGCGGCTGATGTTGTCTACTTATACTTGACGACGAGCGCGAATGAGAAGATTAAGCCTAAGCTTGAAAAGGATTTGCGAAAGGGTGCGCGGGTTGTTTCGCATGATTACGAGATTATTGGCTGGCGTCCTGAGAAGGTTGAGAATTTCTGTGAAAATCCACAGCTGGGTTATCCGTCACACACCATTTACTTGTATCGAAAAGTTTGA
- a CDS encoding DEAD/DEAH box helicase codes for MADSESAFELLVKPVRRLVEQKGFTKPTEPQQMVIPKILDGKNVLLISPTATGKTEAAFLPVLSMLLQQPKTPGIKVLYITPLRALNRDLLERMQWWCNNLDIKLAVRHGDTETKERTRQSHSPPDILITTPETLQAILSGWLLRQHLQSLRWVIIDEVHELADSKRGSQLSLALERVRGLIGKEFQMIGLSATIGSPEKVAQFLVGDNRPVEIVRVPVAKMVKLQVLYPKPTEEDVRFASKIYTHPEVAARLRIIRDYMSKRKSVLLFTNTRSVSEVLASRFKVWDVDFPVSIHHGSLAKPSRIAAETGLKRGALKGLIATSSLELGIDVGHIDLVIQYMSPRQVTRLIQRVGRAGHTYGNVSEGIIIGMDSDDTLEALAIARRALAEQLEPVSVPDKPYDVLTHQIAGLLLKNRRLTFEEIRDLMKSAAPFENVTLSDVEKVLKYMHSRFPRLAWTSFEDKVVLKPQRTKALFEYYFDNLSMIPEEKQFLVIDESSDSSIGVLDEAFMAEYGKPGTKFIIRGSPWQIMHATEDKVYVRPVDDPTGSIPSWIGEEIPVPYEIAQEVAEIRGFAEEQNQRGATAEQISTMLSERYPADAETIRNALAETLEQMHSGFPVPTPSRIVVEEWGEFVIVHSNFGSLTNRAFAQLLGQVLSDKLGRGIVVQHDPYRVFVQTMGAMSAERLVEVLNEMKGMSEQTIRDTLVLSTVKTGLFKRRVIQVARRFGALKKWADFSNVSLQKLISSFEGTPIYDEGLKEVFSKDLDADGLVFVLGRLRDGLVRLQVVDTGGNATPVARVGIERVSMKTDLIPPEKMRAVLVESAKARLLNETGNFVCTQCWDWMEMIRIKDLPDKPKCPRCGSFAIGMLKVEEEKALPLVEKKGEHLAKGEEKMQVNAKQTAKLIEKYGKVATVALSARRVSVSDVASILEKENALSDSFFELILEAERKALSKRFR; via the coding sequence ATGGCAGATTCTGAGTCCGCTTTTGAGTTGCTCGTAAAGCCAGTGCGAAGGCTCGTTGAACAAAAAGGATTCACAAAACCAACTGAACCCCAACAGATGGTTATCCCAAAAATTCTCGACGGCAAAAACGTCCTCTTGATTTCACCGACCGCCACAGGCAAAACTGAAGCCGCGTTCCTGCCAGTTCTCAGTATGCTCCTGCAACAGCCCAAGACTCCTGGAATAAAAGTGCTCTACATTACGCCGCTTCGGGCGCTAAACCGTGATTTGCTTGAGCGGATGCAGTGGTGGTGCAACAACCTAGACATAAAACTCGCTGTGAGGCACGGAGATACAGAAACCAAAGAGCGCACACGCCAATCTCACAGTCCACCCGACATTTTAATAACAACTCCTGAAACGTTGCAAGCTATTTTGTCGGGATGGCTACTGCGCCAGCATTTGCAGAGTCTCCGCTGGGTAATCATCGATGAGGTGCATGAGTTAGCTGATAGCAAGCGTGGAAGCCAACTGTCTTTGGCGCTGGAACGTGTGAGAGGCTTAATCGGTAAAGAGTTCCAGATGATTGGGTTGTCGGCTACGATTGGGTCTCCAGAGAAGGTTGCCCAGTTCCTTGTCGGCGATAACCGCCCCGTTGAAATCGTGCGGGTTCCCGTTGCCAAAATGGTGAAGTTGCAGGTGCTTTATCCTAAACCAACCGAAGAAGACGTTCGCTTCGCCTCCAAAATTTACACTCACCCCGAAGTAGCGGCAAGGCTACGCATTATCCGCGATTACATGAGCAAACGCAAATCCGTCCTACTGTTTACTAACACACGCTCGGTCTCCGAGGTTTTGGCTTCGCGTTTCAAAGTTTGGGATGTCGATTTCCCAGTTTCCATTCATCACGGCTCGCTGGCCAAGCCTTCGCGAATTGCGGCGGAAACAGGGCTCAAACGCGGTGCTCTCAAAGGCTTAATTGCCACAAGCAGCCTTGAACTCGGCATCGATGTGGGACACATCGACCTTGTCATCCAGTACATGAGTCCACGGCAAGTTACAAGATTGATTCAGCGTGTCGGTAGGGCAGGACACACTTACGGCAACGTGTCTGAAGGCATAATCATCGGCATGGACTCTGATGACACACTTGAAGCGCTGGCAATTGCTCGGCGAGCTTTAGCAGAACAACTTGAACCTGTATCGGTTCCAGACAAACCCTATGACGTTTTAACTCACCAAATCGCAGGCTTGCTTTTGAAAAACAGACGCTTGACATTTGAGGAAATACGTGACCTTATGAAAAGCGCAGCCCCGTTTGAGAATGTAACCTTGAGCGATGTGGAAAAAGTGCTCAAATACATGCACTCACGTTTTCCACGTTTAGCTTGGACTTCCTTCGAGGACAAAGTTGTGCTTAAGCCTCAGCGGACAAAAGCGTTGTTTGAGTACTATTTTGATAATCTCTCAATGATTCCTGAAGAAAAACAGTTTCTAGTCATTGACGAATCATCCGATTCTTCAATCGGCGTGTTGGATGAAGCGTTCATGGCAGAGTACGGCAAACCCGGCACCAAATTCATCATCCGCGGCAGTCCGTGGCAAATAATGCACGCAACCGAAGACAAAGTTTACGTTCGCCCCGTTGATGACCCCACTGGTTCAATTCCAAGCTGGATTGGCGAGGAGATTCCTGTTCCGTATGAGATAGCGCAGGAAGTAGCGGAGATTCGAGGGTTTGCTGAAGAACAAAACCAGCGTGGAGCCACTGCCGAACAGATTAGCACTATGCTTTCTGAACGTTACCCCGCTGACGCGGAAACGATTAGGAATGCGTTGGCTGAGACACTGGAGCAGATGCACAGCGGCTTTCCTGTCCCAACACCAAGCCGAATTGTAGTTGAAGAGTGGGGCGAATTCGTGATTGTGCACTCAAACTTTGGTTCGCTCACCAATCGAGCTTTTGCGCAGTTGCTTGGGCAGGTGCTCTCTGACAAGCTTGGACGCGGCATAGTTGTGCAGCATGACCCTTACCGAGTTTTCGTGCAAACTATGGGCGCCATGAGCGCCGAGCGGCTGGTTGAGGTGCTAAACGAAATGAAAGGCATGAGTGAGCAAACCATACGAGATACGTTGGTGTTGTCTACGGTGAAGACGGGGTTGTTTAAGCGCCGAGTCATCCAAGTGGCTCGCAGGTTTGGGGCACTCAAGAAGTGGGCTGACTTTAGCAACGTTAGCCTGCAGAAGCTTATTTCTAGTTTTGAGGGCACACCGATTTATGATGAGGGGCTCAAGGAGGTTTTCTCTAAAGACCTTGATGCTGACGGGTTGGTTTTTGTGCTTGGACGGTTGCGTGACGGTTTAGTTCGGTTGCAGGTGGTTGACACTGGTGGCAATGCGACTCCTGTTGCCCGTGTTGGCATCGAGCGGGTTAGTATGAAGACTGATTTGATTCCGCCTGAAAAGATGCGTGCGGTGCTGGTTGAGTCTGCCAAGGCGCGTTTGCTCAATGAGACAGGCAACTTTGTGTGTACTCAGTGTTGGGACTGGATGGAAATGATACGCATCAAAGACCTGCCTGATAAGCCCAAATGCCCGCGATGCGGCTCCTTTGCGATTGGCATGCTAAAGGTTGAGGAGGAGAAGGCTTTACCGCTAGTTGAAAAGAAAGGTGAACACCTCGCTAAGGGCGAAGAGAAGATGCAAGTTAATGCCAAGCAGACTGCGAAGTTGATTGAAAAGTATGGTAAAGTGGCTACGGTTGCGTTGAGTGCACGGCGAGTTTCAGTTTCTGATGTCGCAAGCATTCTGGAGAAGGAAAACGCGCTCTCAGATAGCTTTTTTGAGTTGATTTTGGAAGCAGAGCGCAAGGCGCTAAGCAAACGGTTTAGGTAA